From the Rickettsiales bacterium genome, one window contains:
- a CDS encoding nucleotidyltransferase family protein, with amino-acid sequence MANPIEAMILAAGRGRRMQPYTSETPKPLVKVGGHPLIDYALKLVQHAGIEEAIVNTHHLGEQIEGYLAKQNFTCTISREEELLETGGGICRALPLLGSSFFTLNSDVICVEESNSSVLKKMNEAWDASHMDGLMLLCPLERAVGYKGAGDFSLAEDGRIQPRVEGKSAYVYMGIQRLHKRFLDGAPKGAFSLSQLYKAAVNKGENCPLYGMVHEGAWLHVGDAQGIELAENYLSELI; translated from the coding sequence TTGGCTAACCCTATCGAAGCAATGATTTTAGCCGCAGGTCGTGGCCGCCGCATGCAACCTTATACGAGCGAAACGCCAAAGCCTTTAGTTAAAGTCGGAGGTCATCCGCTGATTGATTATGCGCTTAAGCTAGTCCAACACGCTGGCATCGAAGAAGCGATTGTAAATACGCATCATTTAGGCGAACAAATTGAGGGTTACCTCGCAAAGCAGAATTTTACCTGCACCATCTCGCGCGAGGAAGAATTGTTAGAAACGGGTGGCGGTATCTGCCGTGCGTTGCCTTTGCTGGGGAGCAGTTTCTTCACCCTTAATAGCGATGTCATTTGTGTGGAAGAATCGAATAGTTCTGTATTGAAGAAAATGAATGAAGCATGGGATGCATCTCATATGGACGGGCTCATGCTACTTTGTCCATTAGAACGCGCAGTCGGCTATAAAGGCGCAGGCGATTTCAGTCTCGCTGAAGATGGCCGCATTCAGCCACGCGTTGAGGGAAAATCAGCTTATGTTTATATGGGTATTCAACGCCTGCATAAACGCTTTCTGGACGGCGCTCCAAAGGGTGCATTCAGCCTAAGCCAACTCTATAAAGCAGCCGTTAATAAGGGCGAAAATTGTCCGCTTTACGGCATGGTTCACGAAGGCGCATGGCTACATGTTGGTGATGCACAAGGCATAGAGCTTGCGGAAAACTATTTAAGCGAACTTATATAA